The following coding sequences lie in one Miscanthus floridulus cultivar M001 chromosome 9, ASM1932011v1, whole genome shotgun sequence genomic window:
- the LOC136481118 gene encoding predicted GPI-anchored protein 23, translating into MAPAAHLARRWPWLRRHSAPVEQGGHGGLAGQAAGVRAGARGATSVESAAGSGAVEAATGGDRADGGGGDASVPVRAHGGGEREGLEVDLGRGEREGEEGADSGSGGRASSSGGGVAALARARGEGEREELQMKKGKSGTLGHGRERT; encoded by the exons ATGGCGCCTGCTGCGCATCTGGCGAGACGTTGGCCATGGCTGCGCCGGCATTCGGCCCCGGTGGAGCAGGGGGGCCATGGAGGGCTTGCTGGCCAGGCAGCCGGCGTCCGAGCAGGGGCCCGCGGGGCTACCTCGGTGGAGTCAGCGGCGGGATCCGGTGCTGTTGAGGCAGCCACCGGCGGCGACCGCgcggacggcggtggcggcgacgcaTCGGTGCCCGTGCGAGCCCACGGAGGTGGGGAAAGGGAGGGGCTGGAGGTGGATCTAGGGAGGGGTGAGAGGGAAGGCGAGGAGGGGGCGGACTCCGGTAGCGGTGGCCGCGCCAGTAGTAGCGGCGGCGGCGTAGCTGCGCTCGCGCGCGCCCggggagaaggggaaagggaggAGCTGCAG ATGAAAAAGGGTAAAAGTGGGACCTTGGGACATGGACGAGAGAGGACATGA
- the LOC136481119 gene encoding CASP-like protein 1U1, with protein sequence MAGAGGASSGERSAWKAASIVFRIATVALSLASAIMTATSTQCMYLEDGSPNGTVSYSDYGSLKYSALANLPTAVLQGVAIYLEVAGRQNAAKTVELIDKLVLALTSTSAPLLFAIDDITSCGPPRAGGSRGQLRPRGFTKKLHMASFVNIGTLASAAGAGYTTRVAKIVEEAPAQPTPPLPSLMSPPPPSLMSPRDASTS encoded by the exons atggccggcgcCGGCGGGGCCAGCTCCGGCGAGCGGAGCGCGTGGAAGGCGGCCAGCATCGTGTTCCGCATCGCGACAGTGGCCCTGTCGCTGGCGTCAGCGATCATGACAGCGACCTCGACGCAGTGCATGTACCTGGAGGATGGCAGCCCCAACGGCACCGTCTCGTACAGCGACTACGGCTCCTTGAA GTACTCGGCGCTCGCCAACCTGCCGACGGCGGTGCTTCAGGGCGTGGCCATCTACCTGGAAGTGGCAGGGCGGCAGAATGCGGCCAAGACCGTTGAGCTCATCGACAAGCTGGTGCTGGCCCTCACGTCGACGTCCGCGCCGCTGCTGTTTGCCATCGACGACATCACGTCCTGCGGGCCACCTCGCGCCGGCGGGAGCCGAGGGCAGCTCAGACCCAGAGGCTTCACGAAGAAGCTCCACATGGCGTCGTTCGTCAACATTGGCACGTTAGCCTCGGCCGCAGGCGCCGGGTACACCACGAGAGTCGCGAAGATCGTCGAGGAAGCGCCAGCGCAGCCAACACCGCCGCTACCATCTCTGATGTCGCCACCGCCACCATCTCTGATGTCGCCACGAGATGCAAGTACTAGCTAG